The Drosophila biarmipes strain raj3 chromosome 2L, RU_DBia_V1.1, whole genome shotgun sequence genome has a window encoding:
- the LOC108034067 gene encoding brain acid soluble protein 1 produces the protein MADVAEQKNETPVVEKVAAEEVDAVKKDAVAADEAAAEKPTTTENGAAEEESAAKENGAAADSAAAADAVDGEKATAEVAAPAAEDEKDEKKDEDKKESAVDDEEAKKESSEAAPAAVENGAEEAANGDSTDAPAVEAVKRKVDEAAAKADEAVATPEKKAKLDEASTKDEVQNGAEASEVAA, from the exons ATGGCTGATGTGGCTGAGCAAAAGAA CGAGACCCCCGTCGTCGAGAAGGTCGCGGCTGAGGAAGTCGATGCTGTGAAGAAGGACGCCGTTGCCGCCGACGAGGCAGCAGCTGAGAAGCCAACCACCACAGAGAACGGTGCCGCCGAGGAGGAGAGCGCCGCCAAGGAGAACGGAGCAGCCGCCGACAGCGCGGCAGCCGCCGATGCCGTCGATGGTGAGAAGGCGACCGCCGAGGTCGCTGCTCCCGCCGCCGAGGATGAGAAGGACGAGAAGAAGGACGAGGACAAGAAGGAGTCCGCCGTCGATGACGAGGAGGCCAAGAAGGAGAGCAGCGAAGCAGCTCCAGCTGCTGTTGAGAACGGCGCCGAGGAGGCCGCCAACGGTGACTCAACAG ATGCTCCCGCCGTCGAGGCCGTGAAGCGGAAGGTGGACGAGGCCGCCGCCAAGGCCGATGAGGCCGTTGCCACGCCGGAGAAGAAGGCGAAGCTCGACGAGGCCAGCACAAAGGACGAGGTGCAGAATGGGGCCGAGGCTAGCGAAGTGGCCGCCTAA